One Salvia miltiorrhiza cultivar Shanhuang (shh) chromosome 6, IMPLAD_Smil_shh, whole genome shotgun sequence genomic window, tatatttttatattcatagaaaattgataccaactcaattattatattaataaatataataaaaaaatcatttgaatatatttgagtcgaatattgaaaaaaaaataaagaaaaaaatcacAGTAACATAAGTTGATattataaaaaggaaaaaagtttaaaagtttaaaaataaatgaaagtttaaaaaaatagtgtGATCAAAATGTGTCTaaaaatttagggttaatagccggaaaatacacgaactatcacgAGATTTGCATATTgtacatcacctttaaaattagctccagaatacatcaccttttaatttagttgtaaattgcacacgcgttgaccaccaccttgatcggtgttgacgtggcTCCCAGAATTTTCAAACGTGGACTCACCGACAttcaaaacgacatcgttttgagtgagtataatttttctttttaaaaaggaaaaaattgcACACGATTCCTTTTTCCTCCAATTCTTCCCGTCTGCACCTTCTTCCTCCAATTCTTCCAGAAAAGGCTTTAATTACGTGTGCCAGCAACTAGCTAGccatatatattttcttataacaaattaaGAGCCCACAGGGACACCGTTCCATCTTCAATTCTTTGTAGAGTGTAGAGTGTAAATTGCACATGGTTACTCACCTTAAATTCTTTGGAGATCGCTAGCGGAGCGGCAGAGTTAGGGGGTTTTTGCTGCAGAAATCCTAGATCCGAAGCAGGTTGTGGAGAAGACGCGGTGGTGATCGGAGGAAGAAGCAGCGGCCCTTATCTGCTGGATCTGAGAATGGGCGGAGCGGTGTAGCCCAACGACGCGAGGAGGTGACGCCTTGGTGTTTCAAAGGGGCGGATCTGAGAAGAGGCGGTGGTTGTGTAGAGGGCAGCAAAGACATTTGACCCCAGAAATCCAAGCGCATTGAGAAGTGAAAGAAACGTGTTTGAAGACGCTTTCTGTTGCCCCGACTACAGAGCACAAGATACAAAACACACAGAGTAAGTAAGTAAAGTGACTTGCTGCAGCCAGCCCTTGAGCGGCGTCGGCCCTCGATGTAAGAAGAGGGATTGCAGCGAAACCCATGTAAAGAATCGCTCTGCGGGTCTTCATCTTTTCTATTTTGTTGCTGCAAACAAGCTACGACATCTATTTTtaggaatttttttaaaatatcaaaacgacatcgttttgtcCACGTGGCTTGCTAGCATGTAAAAAAAGCCACGAGTAATGCCATGTAATGTTAATACTGTCCacgtcatcgccggtcaaacttaagagctGTCGAAATTTTCATCGTGTGcaatttacaactaaattaaaagtTGATATATTCTGTATCTAATTTTAAAGatgatgtgcaatatgcaaatttcgtaATAATTCGTGTATTTTCTAACTATTAACCCAAAAATTTAATACTCCCAGTAACTTTAAATTTTCTCCATGGAAACAGACGAGAGCCGCCGCTCTTAAATTTATTTACCTCATTCAAATTATCAATAAATCgcctaaaatatatatatatatatcaataaataCTTCAATTTTTAAACTTGTTTTTCCCCCACGCACGCACGATTACCTCCGGAAATCCCCCaaatcaaaaccctaatttcatcTCATCCCAGTTGCGCTTCTGTGGACTGTGGGAATCAATTAAAAACCAGTAACAATGGAATCCTGGATTCCACTGTTGCAAGTTTTTTTAAATTCGACATGCCCTGAGACCGAAGCTTCAAAATGGTTGCAAGAGATGTTCAACCCTCCTGTGTCCAACTCCCCACCCATTTCTACCACATCTTTCCTTACACTGCTTATGAGACCTTCAGACACCGCTTCTGTTCAACATTCTTCTCCACAAGAAAAAAGGTAAATGTGTGTGCCTGTGTGTGTGAAACTGcattttgtttgtgtttgtagTTGATGAAGCtgttattttttttgttcaaatgATCAGGGTTATGTGGATTCAGACGCTGCCTAGTGTAGTTCAGGCCCGAATTTTATCGTTTCTTGCATATGAGCATCAGAGATTTTGCACGAGGGAATTGTGTAGACTTGCTAGGGTTTTGCTGAGTGAGGGCAAAGGTGTGGATTTTTGGGTGAAAAAAACTGCTCAGCAGCTGCTTGACTTGGTATCTGTATCTAATTATCAATGGCTCTCTCATTTGAATTTGGACTCTGAAGAGGATACTGCGGAGGACGAGTTCTATATGATGCCGGATTGGGTTAGGGATGCCGCTAAAGATAATGAATCGGTGTTTCCTTGGCTCCCAATGTCAGCTGATGAACTAAGCGATAAAATGCCCTTGACTAGTAATGGAGGTGATGGGGATGTTTTGCTGATTGATGCTGAGGAGAGTAAACAGGAAAATATTGATGAAGAGATGGTAGAGATTGGTGAGGATGATGTGAATATTGATGGCCCTGTTGACGTTGAAGCTGAAAAATTGGCTAAATCTTTAAAAACCGAGCTTCTGCATATAGACAGTAGTTTGAAAGCTGTGGAATTGGCTAAGAAAATTCGCAAACTTTGTTGCGGTGGTAGAAGAAACCGTTTGGCGATTTTGAACTTGATTGAGCCATGGAGTGCAGATGATGAAACTGCAGCTGTTTTAATGTCTCATATGTCTGATGAAAGTGAAGCTGATGAAAGTGATTGGCCAGCTCATATTTTGTGCTCTATAGTCCTCCCTAAGTTTCTAGTCCTGAGCGAACCGTCTTCTCGTGTACTGGTGAATGCAACAATAGAGTACTGCAGGGCTCATCAAAGGGCTGCTGAATATGCCCTTTTGTTTCCATTAGTTCTACGAAAGGATGGTATGAACAACCCCGTCTGTGATGTGATCACTCGAGTAGTTAGAGAATGCATGCATCCTGCTCATGTTTCTGCGTTTTGCCAAAAACTCCTTACCCAAGATGAAGATGAGTGGAGATTCATCTGCCTTCCTTGTCACCGATGTTTGATTAGTGAGGAATTGGTGTGGACCGAGTCACTATTTAGCTTATGGCGAAACATTTTGGATCATAATGTTCATTTGATGCAAGATTCAGTCGATCAACTTGTTAACCAGGTTTGCAAGTATAGTAGTAGGTATTCAAAATCTTTAAAGTTTGCTAATTTTCTGTTATGCCTAGTTAACAAGTGTACTCCATTATTGAGGTCACACAAGCTTATTTTAACTGCGGCTGTTGAGAACTCTGACACCTTGGTTACCAAATCAATACTGTCAAAACTGTCTGCTTTGTAGTTCCTCTTGCTTTTGTCAAATGTTAAGTTACGTTCTTTGGGCTTATATACTCGTATAAAGTATGACAATTCACTGAGTTTAGAATTTGTGGTAAAAAATCTAAACTAAATTTGACTCAGTTTTAAACTATGTACTGTGCTTTTCCAACCTGCTTACCTGATGGAAACATCTTGGCGATTTTTCCTTTTGGTTCAGTTTGAATCCAATGCAGCCAAGTTTATTACGTAATCCAAACATGAATTGTGAAAGCCCATTATTTCTTCCATTATGAAAAATAGCCTTGCTACGGTTTTAGTTTTAAAGGgcaattttcttcttcttgctgAGGATCTGAAGAATTATTCCTCCACATTAGTTTAAAAAGTTCTATTAGTGGAGGTGGTGGTTGAGAATGGTCACAGGATAGCAAAAGGATAAACCTGGCAATTCATTTTCAGTAAACTCTTGCATATTTGTTTCTATGGAATGAAGATGTGTGGGTACCAATGAGAAGATAAGGAAGGATCCCTTAGTCAATACATTTCAAACTTCTTCTCTTGCATATAATCCATCATTAACTTTAGGAGCTGAAAGTTAAGGCATAGTGGAAGTAGCTTCTAGAacttcgagagagagagaaaatacaAAAATCTGATGCAAGGGAAATACAAGCTTGGGTTGTAAGTTACTCGACTGTATAATATGAGTAGCTATCAGTTTGGGCAGGGTTCCAAGTTCCCACTAGCCAAGCTCTTAAGGGACTGAAACCGGATGAGCTTGTCCTCAAACTTGTTGAGCTTTGGAGCGGGTGATATTATGGCATCTCCTGCGGGATTGTAAAAGGTTGCAACAGAAAGCCTGCTTATGTTCTTCATAGCCATACACGTGCAAGGTACTCTTATATTCTCCATTACTTAAATTTTTttacctaatttttaatttattgtaatatttttatttattgtattttattttaattaatgtaatgttggaatttaattttaatgaaatgttgaattttaaaattgaagagTAAAAATTAGATAAAATGAAAATGGAGATTATTATAGCGCGTCATTATAGAGTCAATGCACTGAAAATGGAAGGCGCTATGGTGGGGACCACCTTATAGCGCACCTTTCTAGCGTCTCCcactggagatgctctaatgAGACATAAAAAACTAGGTGACAAATGATCCGAAACTCAACCTAACTGGCTAACACTGCACCCATAGTGGATGGGTGGTAGTGGTACTGTCACGTGGCTACGAATGCGACAAATATCGAAAGATAAGCTTATCTAATGTTGTTCGTCTTATTTATAACATACCAATCAAATAttatcacacacacacacacacacacacttgcTTCTTCTGCTCTATATATCCGCAAAATCAATCAACGTATAACTTGTTCTCTAAAACctattttgtgattttttttatgactTATGTTGTATGCAAAATGTACCATAGCCTAGCTAGGGTCTAGAGCTCCAAGACCCTCCCAACATAAAAGGTCTAATTTATTGAATAACAAAcattattcattttataattatttggtTTTGAGTGATAAGATAtggttaatttaatttaagtgtTTGATTTGCATGATCCAGACATGTGATGAATAATTCGGCCCCGCACCCTACTTATGCAATtgagttaattatttaatcatcctCTACTCCTATTAATTTTATCGATCTTATCTGCATTATccattattttatgtattactCTCATGCATGTAGCTATTTTTGAAGTGATGAGACAGAACAGAAGGAATGCTATCACTCTATGTGTCCATTCATTTTAGGTGGAACGAAGGGATTGCTACTTTGCTTGGGCCCAGCTAATAGGCCTCGGACAAATATGATcttattggaaaaaaaatattagaagctCTAGTGGCGCATGAATAGCCAATGAACATCTTTCTCTTTCGAGACTTAGAAAATTTAacataagtttttttttaaaaaaaatg contains:
- the LOC130988458 gene encoding uncharacterized protein LOC130988458 encodes the protein MESWIPLLQVFLNSTCPETEASKWLQEMFNPPVSNSPPISTTSFLTLLMRPSDTASVQHSSPQEKRVMWIQTLPSVVQARILSFLAYEHQRFCTRELCRLARVLLSEGKGVDFWVKKTAQQLLDLVSVSNYQWLSHLNLDSEEDTAEDEFYMMPDWVRDAAKDNESVFPWLPMSADELSDKMPLTSNGGDGDVLLIDAEESKQENIDEEMVEIGEDDVNIDGPVDVEAEKLAKSLKTELLHIDSSLKAVELAKKIRKLCCGGRRNRLAILNLIEPWSADDETAAVLMSHMSDESEADESDWPAHILCSIVLPKFLVLSEPSSRVLVNATIEYCRAHQRAAEYALLFPLVLRKDGMNNPVCDVITRVVRECMHPAHVSAFCQKLLTQDEDEWRFICLPCHRCLISEELVWTESLFSLWRNILDHNVHLMQDSVDQLVNQVCKYSSRYSKSLKFANFLLCLVNKCTPLLRSHKLILTAAVENSDTLVTKSILSKLSAL